The Neurospora crassa OR74A linkage group IV, whole genome shotgun sequence genome has a segment encoding these proteins:
- a CDS encoding alpha/beta hydrolase, whose product MLKTYPTAISLPKRLKLASAVGRFNSTNSPSSSDPTYTESGYRQYRRQQRPASTTTTPSSTMSASDTTLPPSSSRATQTKAEKDSKARGAGSAFFPLGYKEAAQQWWSSVTARQAERNVLSFIPFLREATADNASTASQLSDLANADPFGHRVWRQTMVPLSGKDRALNEFSIERVGEQVDDTLVMLHGYGAGLGFFYKNYEPLSRVPGWKLYSLDMLGMGNSARPPFKIHAKDQQGKIREAEAWFIDALEEWRKARKIERFTLMGHSLGGYLAVSYALKYPGRLNKLILASPAGIPEDPWAVNAAMPEPEESAYGNEFTQDQESIVNRETPEGGANTAFIQADPKDKKAVASSAGKPNNNNNNGTNTKKDTAPPRRPIPGWISWLWDANVSPFSIVRMTGPLGPRFVSGWTSRRFNHLPPDEKEALHTYSYSLFRQKGSGEYVLPYLLAPGAFARSPVINRIQDVGRQIIAQPPSSGSTPEQPAAAPVREAGFPIVFLYGENDWMDVAGGYAAEEKIRKRVEQALTDQTRTEEERKRENGSAKVVVIRRAGHHLYIDNPDEFNEVVMKELEETKEWGRRMRAEGLLPPMPVEK is encoded by the exons ATGCTCAAGACATATCCTACAGCTATCTCACTTCCTAAAAGACTGAAGCTCGCCTCCGCCGTTGGGCGCTTCAACTCGACCAACTCGCCGTCCTCTTCCGATCCGACTTATACAGAATCTGGCTATCGCCAATATCGACGCCAACAAAGACCAGCTagcaccacaaccacccctTCTTCGACCATGTCGGCTTCCGACaccactcttcctccttcctcgtcgCGGGCAACGCAGAcaaaggccgagaaggattCAAAGGCTCGCGGCGCCGGCTCTGCCTTTTTTCCTCTTGGTTACAAGGAAGCCGCACAACAATGG TGGTCCAGCGTAACCGCTCGCCAAGCCGAGCGCAACGTCCTCTCCTTcatccccttcctccgcGAAGCCACCGCCGATAACGCTTCCACAGCCTCTCAACTTTCCGATCTCGCCAACGCCGACCCATTCGGCCACCGCGTATGGCGTCAAACCATGGTCCCTCTTTCCGGCAAAGACCGAGCCCTGAACGAGTTCTCGATCGAGCGAGTCGGCGAGCAAGTCGACGACACCCTCGTCATGCTGCACGGCTACGGCGCCGGCCTCGGCTTTTTCTACAAGAACTACGAGCCGCTCAGCCGCGTTCCCGGCTGGAAGCTCTACTCCCTCGACATGCTCGGCATGGGCAACTCTGCGCGCCCACCGTTCAAGATCCACGCCAAGGACCAACAGGGCAAGATCCGCGAGGCCGAGGCCTGGTTTATTGATGCGTTGGAGGAGTGGCGAAAAGCCCGCAAGATCGAGCGCTTCACGCTCATGGGTCATTCGTTGGGTGGCTACCTGGCCGTCTCGTATGCGCTCAAGTACCCCGGCCGTCTGAACAAGCTGATCCTCGCCTCGCCTGCGGGTATCCCGGAGGACCCGTGGGCCGTTAACGCCGCGATGCCGGAGCCTGAAGAGTCCGCGTACGGCAACGAGTTTACGCAGGACCAGGAAAGCATCGTCAACAGGGAGACGCCCGAGGGAGGGGCTAATACGGCTTTCATCCAGGCTGATCCCAAGGATAAGAAAGCTGTCGCCTCATCAGCCGGgaaacccaacaacaacaataacaacggcaccaacaccaaaaaGGACACAGCCCCACCCCGCCGTCCCATTCCCGGCTGGATCTCCTGGCTCTGGGACGCCAATGtttcccccttctccatCGTGCGCATGACCGGCCCTCTCGGTCCCCGCTTCGTCTCGGGCTGGACCTCTCGCCGGTTCAACCACCTCCCTCCCGACGAAAAAGAAGCCCTTCACACATATTCCTACTCGCTTTTCCGCCAAAAGGGTTCAGGCGAATACGTCCTCCCCTACCTCCTCGCCCCGGGTGCGTTTGCTCGGTCCCCCGTGATCAACCGTATCCAAGACGTCGGCCGCCAAATAATCGCTCAACCCCCCTCCTCGGGTTCTACTCCAGAACAACCGGCAGCAGCTCCAGTCCGTGAAGCAGGTTTCCCCATCGTCTTCCTCTACGGTGAAAACGACTGGATGGACGTTGCGGGCGGGTACGCGGCTGAAGAGAAAATCAGAAAGAGGGTGGAGCAGGCCTTGACTGACCAGACCCGaaccgaagaagaaaggaagagggagaacgGCAGTgccaaggtggtggtgattagGAGGGCGGGACATCATTTGTATATCGACAACCCGGACGAGTTTAATGAGGTTGTCATGAAAGAGTTGGAGGAGACGAAGGAGTggggaaggaggatgagggcgGAAGGGTTGCTGCCACCTATGCCGGTTGAGAAATAA
- a CDS encoding translocation protein SEC62, protein MEQGPPQPGPGQMPMPPPGQMPTPEQIQAIQRQLAIDAEKAGMTVPEFVEQLKRQHQQMMMRQMQMQQQQQQQGGGGGPPPEDGHQHQHQHQHQHQHGPPAGQARPIVPGPPKPEAIALAKFLRSQELKPRTVILNGERKDMFRVKRALRALQSPAYEKARKKNPLLPEITDRASLENTFKLLPMSMLALRVTKIDPHEGHDHAPTKKPHGGGKRVKGLWTVRIEPQQDAQDDMYYVWLWEGSQVMRKVYAALALLVIFAVVLYPLWPLKMRQGVYYLSWGFLMFLGLFFAMAIFRVILFCITYFVLSPGFWLFPNLWEDVSVVESFKPVWAWHDPNPKKKKKNKSKTPAGSAKANATFAATTGQPAPATAVTTATDTQVATATPTAAAQRNYVAPKVEELADDE, encoded by the exons ATGGAACAGGGTCCTCCTCAACCGGGCCCAGGGCAAATGCCCATGCCGCCTCCTGGCCAGATGCCCACGCCCGAGCAAATCCAGGCGATTCAGAGACAGCTTGCCATTGATGCCGAGAAGGCTGGCATGACCGTTCCCGAGTTTGTCGAGCAGCTCAAGAGACAGCATCagcagatgatgatgagacaAATGCAGatgcaacaacagcaacaacaacaaggaggaggaggaggaccacCTCCGGAAGACggccaccagcaccagcaccagcaccagcaccaacatcAGCATGGCCCTCCCGCCGGTCAAGCCCGGCCCATTGTTCCCGGCCCTCCTAAGCCCGAAGCGATCGCTCTCGCCAAGTTTCTCCGCAGCCAGGAGCTCAAGCCCCGTACTGTCATCCTCAATGGCGAACGCAAGGACATGTTTAGAG TCAAACGTGCCCTCCGTGCTCTCCAGTCCCCCGCCTACGAGAAGGCGCGCAAGAAgaaccccctcctccccgaGATCACCGACCGCGCGTCCCTCGAGAACACGTTCAAGCTGCTGCCCATGTCCATGCTCGCTCTGCGCGTCACAAAGATCGACCCGCACGAGGGCCACGACCACGCGCCCACCAAGAAGCCgcacggcggcggcaagcgCGTCAAGGGTCTGTGGACGGTACGGATCGAGCCGCAACAGGACGCACAGGACGACATGTACTACGTGTGGCTGTGGGAGGGCAGCCAGGTCATGCGCAAGGTCTACGCAGCGCTCGCACTGCTCGTTATCTTTGCCGTGGTACTGTACCCTCTGTGGCCTCTCAAGATGCGCCAGGGAGTCTACTACCTCAGTTGGGGTTTCCTGATGTTCTTGGGTCTGTTCTTCGCCATGGCTATCTTCCGGGTTATCCTCTTCTGCATCACGTACTTTGTGCTATCGCCAGGTTTCTGGTTGTTCCCGAACCTGTGGGAGGATGTCAGTGTCGTGGAAAGCTTCAAGCCTGTCTGGGCTTGGCATGAT CCCAatcccaagaagaagaagaagaacaagtcCAAGACCCCAGCGGGAAGCGCCAAAGCCAATGCTACGTTTGCCGCTACTACTGGCCAACCTGCTCCGGCTACTGCTGTCACCACCGCTACCGACACTCAAGTTGCTACTGCTACACCTACAGCGGCAGCACAGCGAAACTATGTTGCACCGAAGGTGGAGGAACTTGCGGACGATGAGTAG